Proteins encoded within one genomic window of Equus caballus isolate H_3958 breed thoroughbred chromosome 20, TB-T2T, whole genome shotgun sequence:
- the BAK1 gene encoding bcl-2 homologous antagonist/killer, which yields MASGQGPGPPGKECGEPAPSSTSEEQVARDTEEVFRSYVYYRHQQEQEAEGAAAPADPEMDTLPLEPNSTMGQVGRQLAIIGDDINRRYDSEFQTMLKHLQPTAENAYELFTKIASSLFESGINWGRVVALLGFGYRLALHVYQRGLTGFLSQLTRFVAEFMLHHCIARWIAQRGGWVAALDLGNGPIRNVLIVLAVVLLGQYVVRRFFKS from the exons ATGGCGTCCGGGCAAGGCCCAGGTCCTCCGGGGAAGGAGTGCGGAGAGCCTGCCCCGTCCTCCACTTCTG AGGAGCAGGTAGCCCGGGACACGGAGGAGGTTTTCCGCAGCTACGTTTATTACCGCcaccagcaggagcaggaggccgAGGGGGCGGCTGCGCCCGCCGACCCAGAGATGGACACCCTGCCCCTGGAACCTAACAG CACCATGGGGCAGGTGGGGCGGCAGCTCGCCATCATCGGGGACGACATCAATCGGCGCTACGACTCGGAGTTCCAGACCATGCTGAAGCACCTGCAGCCAACAGCAGAGAACGCCTATGAGCTGTTCACCAAGATCGCCTCGAG CCTGTTTGAGAGCGGCATCAACTGGGGCCGAGTGGTGGCTCTCCTGGGGTTCGGCTACCGCCTGGCCCTGCATGTCTACCAGCGCGGCCTGACCGGCTTCCTGAGCCAGTTGACCCGCTTCGTGGCTGAATTCATGCTGCATCACTGCATTGCCCGGTGGATCGCACAGAGGGGCGGCTGG GTGGCGGCTCTGGACTTGGGAAATGGCCCCATCCGGAATGTGCTGATAGTTCTGGCTGTGGTTCTGTTGGGCCAGTATGTGGTACGAAGATTCTTCAAGTCATGA